One region of Gloeocapsopsis sp. IPPAS B-1203 genomic DNA includes:
- a CDS encoding ABC transporter substrate-binding protein has translation MKLRSFGLSSLRSFLVGILIALLTTACISHTAHSPNPQSAKPPADECRMMQHAMGETCIPLNPQRLVIIDSQALSYALALNVKPIAVFARKDSFDISYIKNRLKGVEAIPTINREPNLEKILLLNPDLIIGWSRDISQKNYKLLSQISSTILIPTIKTSSGSYDWKQEFIQAATMLNKVEIANQLIDEYRHRAEELKQKMNHQHGELNASYLQVYDGYLLFLSSKDSFSGEILSDVGFQFPPVPLSNTLSQNSLPISDELPISEEALPELDSDVLFIGTERDNESILKKFQQKPLWSQMRAVQKNQVYIVSEGAWRGYNILAANVVLDDIEKYLINMP, from the coding sequence ATGAAGTTACGTAGCTTTGGATTGTCCTCACTTCGGTCTTTTCTAGTGGGAATTCTGATAGCTTTATTAACCACTGCTTGCATCAGTCACACTGCTCATTCTCCCAATCCTCAGTCTGCCAAACCTCCAGCAGATGAATGCCGAATGATGCAACACGCAATGGGAGAAACTTGCATTCCTCTCAATCCACAACGACTTGTCATCATAGATAGTCAGGCTTTGTCTTATGCCCTGGCACTAAATGTTAAACCCATTGCAGTCTTCGCACGTAAAGATTCCTTTGATATTTCATACATCAAGAATAGGCTAAAGGGAGTTGAAGCGATTCCAACCATTAACCGCGAGCCAAATTTAGAAAAAATATTGTTGTTAAACCCTGACTTGATTATTGGTTGGTCTAGAGACATAAGTCAAAAAAATTATAAGCTACTATCACAAATCTCTTCCACAATATTAATACCTACGATAAAAACTTCATCTGGTTCATATGATTGGAAACAAGAATTTATTCAGGCGGCAACAATGCTTAACAAAGTAGAGATTGCCAATCAACTAATAGACGAGTACAGACATCGTGCTGAAGAACTGAAACAGAAAATGAATCATCAGCACGGTGAACTTAATGCTTCATATCTCCAAGTTTATGATGGTTATTTATTATTTCTTTCTAGCAAAGATTCTTTTTCTGGTGAAATATTGAGTGATGTTGGATTTCAGTTTCCTCCAGTTCCGCTATCTAATACATTATCTCAGAATTCTCTCCCAATTTCTGATGAACTCCCAATTTCCGAAGAAGCCCTACCGGAACTTGATAGTGATGTTTTATTTATTGGAACAGAAAGAGATAATGAATCAATCCTTAAGAAATTTCAGCAGAAACCTCTATGGTCTCAGATGAGAGCAGTTCAAAAAAATCAGGTATATATTGTTAGTGAAGGAGCTTGGCGAGGATACAATATACTTGCTGCTAATGTAGTACTAGATGACATTGAGAAATACTTAATCAATATGCCCTAA